CTTTCTTTTGGGGGGAGTTTGCTTGACAATATGTATATAGTCTCTTGTCGACTTCAATTCTAGCACATGAATTAACTATGGCAGTTACAAAATCATGCAGAAGGTGATCCTACCACCAACCTGTGGTGATTGGTCTCAAATTTTCATGCCCTAGTAATCTCTGCACAGCTTtcagtgctgctgctgcccttCAAAATGGGGGTGGCGCCTTCTAAGATTGAGGATGATAGGGCCCTCGTGTTATGCCAGGAGAGGAAGCGTTTCGTCAGAGAAGCAATCGACGGAAGATGCGCACTTGCAGCTGCTCACTGTGATTATATTCGGTCACTGAGAGACACTGGCTTTCTGCTAAGGAAATGTTTTGAACATGAAGCATCTGAAGAATCGATACCAAATAATAAATCGCCGTCTTCTTTTCAGGCCAGTCATATGAAAGCTGCCATGAATTCCATTAGAACTTATCTGGAGAAGGTGGCAACTCCTGTGACAGTGACTATGGTCAGTGCCTCATCTCAAGATCCTACTGGTACTTCACCATTGGAccattttgaccaaattcaccCAGGTGACAACCAGTTTTCACCTAAAGAAAAGGATAGATCTGGCCAATGTTTGGACAAGGTGGATGATCCTAGACCCTTCCTAGAGGAGGGAATCCCAGAGCtcgaagaggaaggggagagaacTCCTTCGAATGAGGAGGATGGTTTTGCAGAATCAAAAGATGATTTTGCAAATGAGGAAGAGAATTTCTCTGAATCAAATGATGCTTTCCTCAGTCCATCCATTGAAACGTTTGTGCCAGTGTCAAACAGCAACGACGTGTCTGATAAAAATAGTTCAACAGACAAGGCACCTGAGCATCATGGTCATGGAAGTGTGGCATCAAAAGATATTGCTTTACCAAATACTGGTTGCCAAAATGATAACCCCCAAAATGAGAGGAGAATGACTGACATTCACACAAATGAAAATTATAGCAATTCTGCTGTGTCCCCAGTTAATGTCGTACCACCTTCAGGTGCTGCCTTTCCTATGGTCTCAAAGGAACCGTATCCTTATTTAAGCATATCTGTGAAGGGCCTATATACAGGCATGGTAGAGATTGAGAGATTATTTTCCAGAGCTTGTGATTCGGGAAAAGAAGTCACAAGGGTTCTCGATGAAGATAAATTACAGTTTCGCGCCCTACTACCACAAGAAACAGGTTAGATATCTTGCAATGCTTTTTTCTGTTGCACTATTTCTTTTCATATCTTCTCTTGTAATTTGAGGTGCACAATAATTTCTGGCAGCGCGTGGATCAGCATCATCTAGTTTTCTGTCAACATTGTTTGCCTGCTGCAGGGAGGATGTCCCTCTTCCTGAAAGTAagcttttttttccatttattaGTATGAAATTCTATTTCCTGCACTGCTCAGCCCTATgtactccttttttttatagaCATATGACATATCACATGGAACTTGTAATGTTTCTGTGTAATTGTTCTTATTGTCATACTCCTCTATTGTAATAGATGATATCATACTCTGCTATTGATCTcatttagttttgttttttttaatctctcaGCTATTGCATTTTCCTTATATTGTAACAAATGGTGTCTCATATAGTCATATCTTAGAGTCAAGATTGTCCGTCGTAATTTGACCTTGCTGTTTCTTTAGTGTTCTATTTTCCTGTGTAAACTGTAATACCTGTGTGTTCCCACTGTACAATGAATTTAATGTACCATGGTATAATGCAGCTCCTTCTCAAGCTGAGGTAAAATACCTTACCTGGCATAGGTCAGTGTCTTCACAGTTGTCGCTGTCTAGAAATCCTCCTGGGGCTATTACTGTCATGCATACCTCAACACTAGATAAACTGTATGCATGGGAGGAAAAGCTTTATGATGAAGTCAAGGTAATTAGCTTTTTTGTGGCTACTCTATGTGAAATACCTAAATCTTTTAATTTTGGCTGACAGTTTAATCCATTTTGATTTATGTTCCACATGTCTGATTGCTTGTCACAACATGACTTTCTTTTCCCCGCCTTTCAGAAACCATCGAATATACATTGATTCTTCTGATTAATCCCTTAGCTGGAACTCCCTACATTGATCGCTAGAATTCATAGATAGATTACTTGCTTCTTTAATCATAGAGGTTTCAGATATTGTATTAGTCAGAGTTTATGCAGTTTATGACTAGTGGTAGTGATTTTTTGTCAAGAATGTTCAAATAAAATCTGATAATTCTTCTGAAGTTTCACACCAAATGATTATCATGATTCTGCTTTCAGGTCAACAGTGCCATATGCAGGAGATATGATGAGAAATGCAAGCAACTGAGAGACCAGGAGTCGAGAGGGAAAAATCAAATTCTTGTTGATTTTACCCGCGCTACTGTAAAGGATTTGCATTCCAGAATTCTAGTGGCTATTCAGAAAATAGACTTCATTTCTAAGAACATAGAAGACATAAGAGATAAAGAGCTTCAACCACAGTTGGATGAACTAATCAGAAGGTATATTTGCCGATTCAGTTTTTATAGAATAATTTGTAGTTTGATGTGCACAAGAAGAGAGTATTGTGTGCTTGAGTGTCATGCATTGTTTCAGGATTTTCTCAGACTGTTTTAACAGAATGCACCAATCACAGTATGCAGTTTGCATTAAACTGACAGCTATATAAATCTGACAGTGTCTGCCTGTCTTTACTGTAGTTTAACTAGGATGTGGGAAACAATGCTTGAGTGCCATCATCTTCAACTTGCAATCATGAAGCTAGTATCCAGCAAACGGAGTGTAAAATTATCATTTCAGTCAGAGTCTGAATGCCAAGATGCCCTTCTCCTCTCAGCTAAGCTAATTAAATTATGTTCAGACTTCCAAAACTGGGTGGCATCACACAAGGTTTACCTGTCTAGCCTTAACTTATGGCTGCACAAGTGCATGAAACCGCTGAAGAAGAGGAAGGGCTCCAGGAAGCAAAATGTTGTTGATGTTTCTCTAACAGAATGTGCTGTTGCACCCATATTTACAACTTGCGAAATCTGGATTAAATTAATTGACGATTTACTGACCAATGAGTTGGTGAAAGCCATTGAAAATCTCGTTGCAGATGTCGGCCGTTCCTTTCCGCACCAAGAGCAGGTGCTAAATGGTGAAACAGGAGGAGAAATCCTGAGAAATAATGCCCCTGCTGATGTACAGTCAAGTCTGATGGCATTCTTAGAGAAGCTTGAAGCCTTTTCAGCAGTTTCACTGCAGAAGTATATTGATCTGCAGAAAAACATCGACGAGGCAAAGGATAGGTTTTCGAGAGAAGATTAAAGTACGATTGCAAGTAGCTCAAGTGAGCTCTTAGTAATATGGCCCCCCTTGAGTTGGATGAGTAAAATGTTCCATATGTAAATTCCTGGTTGTGATGATATTGTGTATCGAGTCGTTTTGTCAGTTGTAAATGTTTTGTGTAGTCTCTGGTGGGAGTATGGGGCTACAGTTAAGTTAGAAACATGAGAGGACAATACGCTGTAAGATACTGATATGAACATGATGTATGCACCATTTTTCCAGAACAGTTCAGTGATTTGTCAATGTAGCGTTGAAAGCTAAGTCTCCAATCTCATGAATTTGACGAAGTACAAATGATCAGTATGAAGACTTTATGAAAGAACAAGTCCTCTTGATGCATATTTTAGATGATACCATCATCATCCATGTAGGGAAAAAGTTATTTCTGTCAAATACTGGGTACCTGTTCCAATGCCCCAGCACCCAGCTGGGCAAGTGATGTgagctgaaagcctgaaacatTCAACTTGCCTGACAGAGCACACGGATGCCTAACTAGAGTGGCATTCAACTGTGATGCAGATTGCTGCTTTCTCATTATAATACGGGAAGGGAATCAGACCATGCATCTGACCTCTAGGAAACGAACAAACAGGTCGAGCAGATTCCTGCCTGTTTACCCTCGAGAAAGGACAAAGCCAAGCTGATCCATGGCCAAAGTCAAAAGCCATTTGCACTCACCATGATGCAGATGCAGTGTTCCTTCCCTTTGTTTCTCATATATACAAACAGGCAGCTTGATTGTCGAGTCCCCTAGCTGCTCAAACTGAAAACAAAAGAATACTGGTCTACTGTTTGCTGTTcccaatatttattttttttcagcataTGAGAAAATGGATTAGGAGATGTCATGCTGTTGCTTAATTTAATAATGCCAGTGTTTTAATAGCATAATGCAGGAGAGAGGCAGGGGTTTAGAAAGGTACAAGCAACAACCATGCAAAAAACAAAGCTCTGGGCCGTACCCAGCAGCTTTCCATGTTCTGAATTTTTCTGATGAGGCATTGACCTAGGGATAGGGACGTTCTCGCAGCAAATACATTACATGTCAAAGGGAATTATGCGACAAGGAGATGGTCCAAGCTTAATTGCTTTATAATTCCTAGGGAATCCGGCATGGTTAGGTACAGTTATTTTAGTTTTTGTGTACAGATGattatatatcttatatatacTCCTAGCTAGCAATCTTTGTTAATCTGAAGGTGTTAGTTCAGTATATTCTGAAACATGTACGACTGATGCTATTACAAGGAACAAGTGGATGAGGAGCAGGTGTGATAAGTCAAAACAGCCTAGTGTATCATCACATGAAGAGAGCTCTCTGATGATGTGCATGGAATCCTTTAAATAATGCACAGTGGATGGCCACAGCATGGTGATCTCATCATGCCCTCACTACTTATGTCATTTCTTTTCCAATCTAATTGCCACACATTTTATCTTTTGCTGATGAAAATGAAGAGGACTGATGAGAGTTTCAGGCTGTCTCTGAAAACGGTTCAAGTCAGAACAATCATACCGTAATTTTCTCCC
The window above is part of the Oryza sativa Japonica Group chromosome 7, ASM3414082v1 genome. Proteins encoded here:
- the LOC4344337 gene encoding nitrate regulatory gene2 protein, with protein sequence MGVAPSKIEDDRALVLCQERKRFVREAIDGRCALAAAHCDYIRSLRDTGFLLRKCFEHEASEESIPNNKSPSSFQASHMKAAMNSIRTYLEKVATPVTVTMVSASSQDPTGTSPLDHFDQIHPGDNQFSPKEKDRSGQCLDKVDDPRPFLEEGIPELEEEGERTPSNEEDGFAESKDDFANEEENFSESNDAFLSPSIETFVPVSNSNDVSDKNSSTDKAPEHHGHGSVASKDIALPNTGCQNDNPQNERRMTDIHTNENYSNSAVSPVNVVPPSGAAFPMVSKEPYPYLSISVKGLYTGMVEIERLFSRACDSGKEVTRVLDEDKLQFRALLPQETARGSASSSFLSTLFACCREDVPLPETPSQAEVKYLTWHRSVSSQLSLSRNPPGAITVMHTSTLDKLYAWEEKLYDEVKVNSAICRRYDEKCKQLRDQESRGKNQILVDFTRATVKDLHSRILVAIQKIDFISKNIEDIRDKELQPQLDELIRSLTRMWETMLECHHLQLAIMKLVSSKRSVKLSFQSESECQDALLLSAKLIKLCSDFQNWVASHKVYLSSLNLWLHKCMKPLKKRKGSRKQNVVDVSLTECAVAPIFTTCEIWIKLIDDLLTNELVKAIENLVADVGRSFPHQEQVLNGETGGEILRNNAPADVQSSLMAFLEKLEAFSAVSLQKYIDLQKNIDEAKDRFSRED